The nucleotide sequence CTCCAGCGCGAATGGCTGCGGCGTCATCACAAGAGTCCTCGTATCGCACGCATGAACGGCGCGAAACGCGCGTTGTTCTCGGGAGTCGACGGCAAACCGGTATAGACCACGATGACGAAGCGCTTGCCTTCGCCGGTGACGAGAATGCCGCCGTCGTGCGTGACCTCGCTGGTATCTCCGGTTTTGTGTGCGAAGCGGTCCCACGAGAGCAGGCCGCCGTTAAGTTTTTCGTTCCACTCCTGCGCCGCGAGCATTTCGCGCAGCAGGGCCGCGTGCGCAATCGCGTTCTCCGCGATCGCTCGCATCAGGTGCGCGCACTCGGCGGCCGGATGCGCGTTGCGATGAACGCCGTCCCACTGCGGATCGTCGATCAACGGGTCGCCTCCCGAAAGCTTGCGATAAAACGCGGTGGTACTTAGGCCGAGTTTTTCCCGCGCGATCTCAGTTGCGCGCTCGCGGCCGACCACGTCGAACAGCACGTTCGTCGCGACGTTGTCGGAGCGTGCGATTGCCAACCACATGAGCTCGCGCAAAGTGGCCTCATACCCCGGTACGAGCGGCGAGGCGGCGTCGTTGGCGGTCATATTCGCGGGCTCGACCGTCACCGTCGAATCGATCGGGGAAAGCCGGCCCGAAGCGATCTCACTGAGGGTAGCGGCGACCACCGGCACCTTGATCATGCTCGCCGGATAAAGCGGCAGCTCCGGCTCGACGGTGACCGGCCCGGCGGCCAGGTCGAGCGGGGCGACCACGATCGAAGCCGGCCCGAGGCCGGCGTTGAGGGCCGCCCCTAGGAGCAGATCAGGATCGAGACGCAGGACAATACCTCCAAAAAAAATGCGTGTAAGCACTTGCATTCACTATTCCGGCCATGTTAGACTTTGCGTGCAAGTACCCACTTGCAGCATTTGAGCCCTCGCCAGCTTCGGAGAAGAGATTGAAAAACGTGGTCATCGAGTACCGCCCCGACGCCATTGCAGCCCTCGAGACGGCAGTCCTTGCCGCCCTCCAAGGCGGTGCCGTACAGGTCGTTTTGGACCTCGATACGGTCGAGTCGCTCGATACCGACGGCGTTCGGGGCCTCATCAAGCTTCTCCGCAGCTCGCGCGCCGCAGGCGGCGAGCTCGCGCTGAGCGTCAGCAAACCGGGCGTGCGCCGTACTCTGGCGGTCACGGCGCTCGACCGGCTCTTTCCCGTCGTCGAGGCCGCGGCATGATTGCGCCGCTGATTGCCGCGCTCGTCGCATCCGCGCCCGCGCCGACGCAGGCGCCGCCGATGCCGCCCGACGCCCATGCGGTCGTCGAGAAAATGATCGCGCGCAATCCGTCGCTGCAGTCGTATAAGGCGCGCGTGCACGTCGACGTGCGCATGTTGAGCTTTCCCTACTTGGCGCCCAAGCTCGACGGAACGTCGTACTACAAGCGCCCCGACACGTACGAGGTCGTTTTCGACAAGATGCCGGGCTACGCCAAGGGCTTTCAAAAGATTTTCGACGACGTCGGTGACCCGGGCGCGTGGGAGAAAGATCAAAACATCGGGCTCGACGGCACCGCGAAGCTTTGGGGCCATCCCATGATCGTGCTGCGCCTGACCAAGAAGATTCACAGCGACA is from Candidatus Baltobacteraceae bacterium and encodes:
- a CDS encoding STAS domain-containing protein; the protein is MVIEYRPDAIAALETAVLAALQGGAVQVVLDLDTVESLDTDGVRGLIKLLRSSRAAGGELALSVSKPGVRRTLAVTALDRLFPVVEAAA
- a CDS encoding serine hydrolase, translated to MLTRIFFGGIVLRLDPDLLLGAALNAGLGPASIVVAPLDLAAGPVTVEPELPLYPASMIKVPVVAATLSEIASGRLSPIDSTVTVEPANMTANDAASPLVPGYEATLRELMWLAIARSDNVATNVLFDVVGRERATEIAREKLGLSTTAFYRKLSGGDPLIDDPQWDGVHRNAHPAAECAHLMRAIAENAIAHAALLREMLAAQEWNEKLNGGLLSWDRFAHKTGDTSEVTHDGGILVTGEGKRFVIVVYTGLPSTPENNARFAPFMRAIRGLL